Below is a window of Haloglycomyces albus DSM 45210 DNA.
ATGAGTCGTTTCAAGGTTCTCCATGCCGTCGGACGGGCCCATGTTCCAAGGAAGAGCAGACGGGCGTATCCGATACCATGACCTGCTACGGCAACGGGTCGGTCGACGGTTCGCACCAACGACAGCACCGCGCGACGGGCACAACCCGGCCAATGCTGCGCGCTTTGCAGACGATCCTACGAGTCCGCAGCATCCGGCACCGGTAAGCACAGCGCGTGTTCACGTCGTGGGAGAAACAATCACTTTTTCGTAACGCTGACCGCTCAGCTTGCCCCAGGCACTCCATATTCACGCTGCGGGGGATTCTCACGACCTGAAGGTCGCGACGAATCCTCCTCGCGCAAATCTGAAGCACCTGGAACAACCTGAGCTCTTCTCCAGCTCTACCGCTTCTACGCTGCGCTCGAAGCTCGCCAGCTGGCTCGTCTGTGGGGATGGTTGAATGATTGAGCTCTTTTGGAATCACCGGCAGCTCTACCGCTTCTGCGCTTCGCTCGAAGCTCGCTAGCTGGCTCGTCTGTGGGGATCGAGTGACGGCAGCTCTTTAGGGAACACAGCCAGCTCCACCGCTTCTGCGCTTCGCTCGAAGCTCGCCGGTTGGTTTATCCGTGGGGATGGTGGGGTGATTGAGCTCTTCGGGAAATGCAGGCAGCTCCACCGCTGTGCGTGTTTGGGGGATGGTCTTGACACCGTGCCCGCACCGGTCTCAGGGGTGCGGGCACGGGCGAGTGTTCATGAAAGAGTTGAGGGCTGGACTAGGTTGGTGCGTCGATTATTGCTCCAGCAGTTCCACGACCCGTTTGCCCGTTTGGATCGGGTCGAGGGGATGGGTGATAACAGCGTCGGCGCCCGACCATGCCCCCAACCATTGATCGGCGGAGCGGGCTACGATGACCAAGCTCTTGGGAATGGTTTCGGCTTCGTCGCGCAACTGCCGAACCGCCCCCAGGCCCCCCATTGGTTGTGCTTCGCCGTCGAAGATCACCAGATCAAGCGAATACTTGTCCACTGCCGCCAAGACGTCGTCGTAATCGGTGGCGCTGAGGTATTCGATGGTCGCCGTTTCACTGGGGCGAGGGCCGATGGCGTTCTGTATCTTCTCAATGACTTCCGGTTGATGGCTGTAGATCAATACCGAATATTCTTTGGCTGAGGTACTCACAGTTTGCATATTAATCCCGCCACATTTCCGAGTTGTCGCGGGCTTGGTGTTCTGGCCCAATCGGGCGCCTCAAGTCTCCTCAGTCAGATGTTCGCCTCGTGACCAGCGACGTGATTAGAAATCGACTATTATAAATTGTATTGCGACACGCGCATTGATCGACCCCTTGCACAGTTGTTCAGGGGCGAACCGTAATAATGTGTCTGTGACTTCCGCTGAAGCAACAATCGACCCCGGCCGCATACACTCACTGACGAGGCCCAACGTTGTCAGTGTGGGCACCATCGTGTGGCTAAGCAGTGAACTGATGTTCTTCGCTGGCCTGTTCGCCATGTTCTTCTCCATCCGTGCCGCCGCCCCTGAGATGTGGCTAAGCGGAGTGGAGCACTTGGACGTGGTGTACGCGTTGCCCTTCACCGTCATCCTGATTCTGTCCTCGGTTACCTGTCAGATGGGTGTGTTCGCTGCTGAGCGCGGTGATGTGTACAAACTCCGTGCCTGGTACTCCATAACATTCGTCATGGGCTTGATCTTTGTTTTGGGGCAGGTCAACGAGTATCGCAACTTGGTAAGTGAAGGACTCACCATTGCCACGGACGGCTATTGGTCGATGTTCTATTTGACCACCGGCTTCCACGGCCTACACGTCGTCGGCGGTTTGGTGGCATTCATTTACTTCCTAATTCGCTCTACTATGGGGCGCTTTACACCTGCACAAGCGACCGCCTCCATTGTGGTGTCGTACTACTGGCACTTTGTGGACTTCGTGTGGATCGCTTTGTTCTATATGATCTACTTCCTGGATTTCTGGACCGTATAGAACGGTGCGTGCGTGAACGCCCAAACCAGACCATCGCGACCACGGTCGTGATAGACAAGGACAAACGATTGTTCCCCTCGCCTGCGGCGGTGCCGTTTATGGTTCCGTTGAAAGCGTAGTGAACAATGAACCCGGACAGCTGCTGACACCCGGCGGCAGCGTGACGAGAACCCGCTCGTCGGATACACAGATAAAGGTGAGGCAAACACGTGGCTGCAACAGCGAAGCGGCGGCCGAGCTGGAGAAAGCGTCTGAGCGCGCTCTCCCGCTTCGTCGGCGCGTTGGTCATAGTGGGCGTGGTTTACTCGGTCGGTGCGCCGAGCCTGTATGCCCAACCCAGCGAGGACGCATCGGACGTAACAGTGCTTCCTGCCGACGTCCAAGAAGGCAAGGAGCTCTACGATTCCAGTTGCATTACCTGTCACGGTGCGAATGGCGACGGAATCGAAGGGCGTGGACCGAGTTTGATCGGTACCGGTTCCGCTTCAGTGGAATTCCAAGTGAACACGGGACGCATGCCCATGGCCTCTCAAGGTGCCCAGGCTCCTCGAAAAGATCCGGAGTTCACTCCAGAAGAAGCTGGAAAGATCGCCGCGTACATCGAATACCTGGGCGGCGGAGCCGAGACGGACGCGAATCTGGACGAACTCGTCGAGAACGCCGACATCGCCGCCGGTAATGAGCTCTACCGTGTGAACTGTTCGTCCTGCCATGGCTACGCCGGAGGCGGCGGAGCGCTTTCATCCGGCGCTCACGCTCCCGGGCTGTCCGACTCCACGACAGAGGACATCTACAACGCCATGTTGACCGGACCTCAGAATATGCCCGTATTCGCCGACAACGAGCTGACTCCGGAACAGAAGGCCGAGATCATCGCCTACGTCGAGTACACCGTACAGGACGATAAGGATCCCGGCGGTATATTCAACCTCGGTCGTTTCGGCCCCTCGACGGAAGGTGTCGCCATCTTCTTGGTGGGCATCACTTCGCTCATGTTGGCTACGCTCTGGATTGCAGGTAAATCGTGACCGCCCAAGAACCTCAGAATCAAGGTGACGGGGTCGATGTGAATGACCCCAAGCTGACGCGCTTCGACGTGTTCCGTGAAGGACTGCGTCGCGACGGTATTGAAATTCTCCATTACGAGCCGCGTTATCCCAAGCCGGGTACCAAACCCGAAAAACGCATGGAGCGCATCGTCGGGTTCCTGTTCATCCTGGCGGGCGTATTTTCGCTGCTCTTCTTGGCCGCTTACATTTGGTGGCCCTGGGAGTACGGTGACGGTGCCGGAGATTGGTCGGACCCCGCTCGGTCCTACACCTCGGTCATCGGTATCTGTCTTGGTTTGTCCCTGCTGTTCTTCGCCATCGGTATTTTGACTTGGGCCAAGAAACTGCTCCCCGTCGAAGAGCTGGTTCAGGATCGCCACGACGGGCCCTCCAGCAAGGAGGACCGCAAGATCACCGAGGCGACGGTCGACACCGTCGTCGGCGACATCGGCTTGAAGCGGCGTCCGTTCCTTAAGAAGGCCGCGCTGGTCGGTGCGGCTCCCTTGGGCTTGGCGGCGATCGCACCTCTGGGAGGTCTGATCAAAGACCCCGAGGACATGTTGACCAAGACCGGCTGGGACCCCGAGTACGCTGAGACGAAAGCGAAGGGCGAACAGGCCGGAGTCTTCCAGGGCGGAAAGTTCGTTCGTCTGATGATGCGTGACGGCACGATGGTGCGACCTGACATGGTCAGCGTCGGAGGTCAGATCACCGTCTACCCCGCCTATGAACACGGTGCCTCCAACAAAGAGGCATTGGCCCCGACGTTGTTGATTCATCTGCGGGAACAGGATGCCGAGGAACTTCGGGAGAACCTGTACCCGATGTACGAAGAAGTGAGTGTTTCCACCCCTGAAGGTGAACACGAGTCAACGGCCATGTTCGGTAACTTCGTGGCCTACTCCAAGATTTGTACACACGTCGGTTGCCCCGCGAGTCTTTATGAACAGCAATCACAGCGGCTGCTGTGCCCCTGTCACCAGTCGCAGTTCAACGTGGTGGACAATGCGGCTCCGATCTTCGGTCCCGCCACGCGCCACCTCCCCATGCTGCCGCTAGAGGTCGACGACGACGGGTATTTGATTGCGACCAGTGATTATCTGGTACCGCCAGGACCGGCGTTCTGGAACCGCCCGTCTCTGCCCGAAGGATGGGAAGATAAACAGTGAAGACGAAAAAGCCTCAACCTGAAGCTCTGACCACGAAAGTGGGTGGAGAGCTCGACGATCGGTTTCAACTGGCGAAACCGTCGCGTAAGCTCCTGAACAAGGTATTCCCCGACCACTGGTCGTTCCTGCTCGGGGAAATCGCCCTGTTCTCGTTCATCATGTTGCTGTTGACCGGGACGTTCCTGGCTCTGTTCTTCGAACCCTCGATGGCACACGTGGTTTACGACGGTTCCTACGTGCCCTTGCAGGGCATTGAGATGTCGCAGGCCTATGCCACGGCGCTGGATCTGTCCTTCGACGTCCGTGGCGGACTGTTCATTCGGCAAATGCACCACTGGGCGGCCTTGCTGTTTATGGCCTCCATCGTGGTCCACATGATGCGTATCTTCTTCACGGGCGCGTTCCGCAAGCCCCGTGAAACCAACTGGATGATCGGTGTTCTGCTGTTCTGGTTGGGATTCATCGAAGGTTTTGCCGGCTACTCCCTGCCCGACGACGGATTGTCCGGTACCGGGTTGAGGATTGCCGAAGGCATGATGGAATCGGTACCGTTCCTCGGACCGTGGGTATCCGCCGCATTGTTCGGTGGGCCCTTCCCCGGTGAACTCATCATCACCCGTTTCTACATTGCCCACGTGTTCATTCTGCCGTTGATCATGCTCGGTCTGATCACCGTTCACCTGGCTCTGATCTTTGCGCAGAAACACACTCAATGGCCTGGACCGAACCGGACCGAGCACAACGTGGTCGGCTACCGGATGTTCCCGAACTACGTGATGAAACAGATCGGGTTCAGCCTGATGGTATTCGGGGTCATCGCACTGTTCGGGGGTCTTTTCCAGATCAACCCGATTTGGCTCTTCGGCCCGTATGAGGCCTCTGTGGTGTCGTCGGGTAGCCAGCCGGACTTCTACGTCATGTTCATGGACGGGTTGATCCGAATCTTCCCGGCCTGGGAACTGCGGTTCAGCATTGGGGAGTTCGTCTTCATCTTGCCCGCCGTATTCTGGCCGGGTGTTGCGGCGATGGGTATCTTCATCCTGCTGCCTCTGCTGTATCCGGCGATCGAACGGCGTCTGACCAAGGATCGTGGACACCACAACCTGCTGCAACGTCCTCGTGACATGCCCATCCGTACCGGATTGGGTGTCATGGCCGTCAGCTTCTGGGTGATCGGAACGGTGACCGGTGGAAACGACGTCTTCGCCGAGAAGTTCGACATTTCGCTGAACGCCATGACCTGGATCGGTCGCATTGGCATCGTCCTGATACCGGTGCTGCTTTACTACGTGACGTACCGTATCTGCCTGGGACTGCAGCAACACGACCGCGAGATCCTGTCCCACGGTGTCGAAACCGGGGTCATGATGCGTGATCCGAACGGGCGCTTCTACGAAGTGCACCAACCACTCGCGGAGCCGGACGAGCACGGTCATACGGACCTGGAGTACAACGGTTGGACCGTACCGAAGAAGATGAACCGTCTCGGTGCGCTCAAACCGGCCCGAAAGGGCTTCTTCCGCCCGATCGACGACGCTGAGGAACCCTCGCAGGACGGGTCGACCGCAGTGGAATCGGACGACGATCGCGACGAGATCGAGTCCGGCTCAAGTGACAGGTAAGCACGATTTAAAGGCCGTTCGGACGATGTTTTCGTTGATTTCGTCCGAACGGCCTTTTTGTATGCGTCAGCGGAATCTAGAGCATGCCGGTTCGATCCACTGAGTTGATGAGCCGTTCGGCCACCACGTCAGGCTGGATTTCCTCGCGTGCCATCGCGACGTATAGGGAGTTCAAATCCGGCAGGTCGAAGGTGGACACAATGTTCAGTAGGGGTTTCTCATTGGCCAGGCCACGATCTTTCTTTCGCAGGGAGTAGAGGAGTCGCTCCTTACCGTTGACGATCTCCTGTTGAATATGCTGGCGCGGTATCTTGGCGACGGACTGGTCCTCGTTGAGACGCTGTTGAAACCACCCGCGGATGTATACCTTGGCCTCCGCGGTCTTGGTGCAGCGGAGCCATTCCTCTGACGGCCCATAGGGATCGTCCTCGGCGGTGAACACCAGATCGACCGTGTCGCCTTCTTTGAGCGGCTGGGTCAGTGGAGCGATGCGACTGTTGATGTAGACGGCGATGAGCTTATGGGCCTCCGGGCCGTTTCGGGTGTAGGCCAGATCGATGGCGTTCGCACCCTTCATCACCGTGGCCGTCCCTTCGTTGGGGATGAGTACGTTGATGTCCTGTTCGGCCAAGTCGCAACGTAGCGAGTCGAGAAAGAAGTCGGAGTCGGCGACCTCGGATTGCCATTGGTTCAATCGCTGTAGCCAGGGAAGCTGCTGTTGCGTGCGCAGTCGGCGGTTGGCGTGACCGGTCAGCTCGGCGATGATTCCCAATTCCGCCACACGATGCATTTCCTTGGTGCGAATCAGAAACTCTACGATTTCGCCGTCGTCGGCGTACACGCCGGTGTGCAGAGACTGGTAGAGATTGAACTTCTTTGCGGCGATGAGGTCGCGGAACTTGGACATATGCGGTTGCCATTGCTGGTGTACGGCTCCCAACGCCGCATAGCAGTCGGTGGTGTCGCCGTCTACTTCAATGACGATTCGCGGTGGGTCCGAAGGGGAAGTGCCCGGCTTCTTTTCCATTTCCCGATGGACCGAATACGGGTGCCGCGGGCGGTCGTGCAGTTTGGCGTGGACCTTGAAACGCTTCAAAGCCTTCTTGACCTGTGGAAGAATTCTGTCCATCTGGCGTTGACGCGAGCTGTCGTCGGCGAGTGCCTCGGTAATGCGTTGGTAGCGTTCCGGCTCCAGGGTTTGCAGAACCAAATCCTCGAGTTCGCGTTTGATCAGATAGAGTCCAAGACGATCGGCCAGGGGGATGAGGACGTCTTTGGTCGCGTTGGCGATGCGGATCTGGGAGGGCCGTTTCTTGAACTGAACGGTACGCATATTGTGGAGACGGTCGGCCAGTTTGATGACGGCGACTCGGATGTCTTGATGCGCGGAAATGAGTAGTTTGCGAAATGTTTCGGCCTCGGCGGAGTCTCCGAGGTGGATTTTATCGAGCTTGGTAACCCCATCCACCATGACGGCTATTTCGTCCCCGAAATCCGTTGCCAACGCCTCGAGTGAATAGCTGGTGTCTTCCACCGTGTCGTGGAGCAGTCCTGCCGCAACCGTCGGAGTATCGACTCCGAGAGAGGCCAGAATGGTGGCCACTTCAATCGGGTGAGTGATATAGGGCTCCCCGGATTTTCGATTCTGCCCCCGATGCATTTCCTCGGCAATGCGGTAGGCCCGTTGCACCTGCAACAGGTCCGCCTTGTGATATCTGCTGCGGTGTACCTGCAGCAGCCGTGACATGCGTTCAGCCAGCTTCCAGGGGTCGTCGTTCTTGCTGCGTGAACGCCAAACTCGGAAC
It encodes the following:
- a CDS encoding cytochrome b → MKTKKPQPEALTTKVGGELDDRFQLAKPSRKLLNKVFPDHWSFLLGEIALFSFIMLLLTGTFLALFFEPSMAHVVYDGSYVPLQGIEMSQAYATALDLSFDVRGGLFIRQMHHWAALLFMASIVVHMMRIFFTGAFRKPRETNWMIGVLLFWLGFIEGFAGYSLPDDGLSGTGLRIAEGMMESVPFLGPWVSAALFGGPFPGELIITRFYIAHVFILPLIMLGLITVHLALIFAQKHTQWPGPNRTEHNVVGYRMFPNYVMKQIGFSLMVFGVIALFGGLFQINPIWLFGPYEASVVSSGSQPDFYVMFMDGLIRIFPAWELRFSIGEFVFILPAVFWPGVAAMGIFILLPLLYPAIERRLTKDRGHHNLLQRPRDMPIRTGLGVMAVSFWVIGTVTGGNDVFAEKFDISLNAMTWIGRIGIVLIPVLLYYVTYRICLGLQQHDREILSHGVETGVMMRDPNGRFYEVHQPLAEPDEHGHTDLEYNGWTVPKKMNRLGALKPARKGFFRPIDDAEEPSQDGSTAVESDDDRDEIESGSSDR
- a CDS encoding RelA/SpoT family protein → MFRVWRSRSKNDDPWKLAERMSRLLQVHRSRYHKADLLQVQRAYRIAEEMHRGQNRKSGEPYITHPIEVATILASLGVDTPTVAAGLLHDTVEDTSYSLEALATDFGDEIAVMVDGVTKLDKIHLGDSAEAETFRKLLISAHQDIRVAVIKLADRLHNMRTVQFKKRPSQIRIANATKDVLIPLADRLGLYLIKRELEDLVLQTLEPERYQRITEALADDSSRQRQMDRILPQVKKALKRFKVHAKLHDRPRHPYSVHREMEKKPGTSPSDPPRIVIEVDGDTTDCYAALGAVHQQWQPHMSKFRDLIAAKKFNLYQSLHTGVYADDGEIVEFLIRTKEMHRVAELGIIAELTGHANRRLRTQQQLPWLQRLNQWQSEVADSDFFLDSLRCDLAEQDINVLIPNEGTATVMKGANAIDLAYTRNGPEAHKLIAVYINSRIAPLTQPLKEGDTVDLVFTAEDDPYGPSEEWLRCTKTAEAKVYIRGWFQQRLNEDQSVAKIPRQHIQQEIVNGKERLLYSLRKKDRGLANEKPLLNIVSTFDLPDLNSLYVAMAREEIQPDVVAERLINSVDRTGML
- a CDS encoding cytochrome c oxidase subunit 3, with amino-acid sequence MSVTSAEATIDPGRIHSLTRPNVVSVGTIVWLSSELMFFAGLFAMFFSIRAAAPEMWLSGVEHLDVVYALPFTVILILSSVTCQMGVFAAERGDVYKLRAWYSITFVMGLIFVLGQVNEYRNLVSEGLTIATDGYWSMFYLTTGFHGLHVVGGLVAFIYFLIRSTMGRFTPAQATASIVVSYYWHFVDFVWIALFYMIYFLDFWTV
- a CDS encoding c-type cytochrome: MAATAKRRPSWRKRLSALSRFVGALVIVGVVYSVGAPSLYAQPSEDASDVTVLPADVQEGKELYDSSCITCHGANGDGIEGRGPSLIGTGSASVEFQVNTGRMPMASQGAQAPRKDPEFTPEEAGKIAAYIEYLGGGAETDANLDELVENADIAAGNELYRVNCSSCHGYAGGGGALSSGAHAPGLSDSTTEDIYNAMLTGPQNMPVFADNELTPEQKAEIIAYVEYTVQDDKDPGGIFNLGRFGPSTEGVAIFLVGITSLMLATLWIAGKS
- a CDS encoding ubiquinol-cytochrome c reductase iron-sulfur subunit → MNDPKLTRFDVFREGLRRDGIEILHYEPRYPKPGTKPEKRMERIVGFLFILAGVFSLLFLAAYIWWPWEYGDGAGDWSDPARSYTSVIGICLGLSLLFFAIGILTWAKKLLPVEELVQDRHDGPSSKEDRKITEATVDTVVGDIGLKRRPFLKKAALVGAAPLGLAAIAPLGGLIKDPEDMLTKTGWDPEYAETKAKGEQAGVFQGGKFVRLMMRDGTMVRPDMVSVGGQITVYPAYEHGASNKEALAPTLLIHLREQDAEELRENLYPMYEEVSVSTPEGEHESTAMFGNFVAYSKICTHVGCPASLYEQQSQRLLCPCHQSQFNVVDNAAPIFGPATRHLPMLPLEVDDDGYLIATSDYLVPPGPAFWNRPSLPEGWEDKQ